The following coding sequences lie in one Fusarium poae strain DAOMC 252244 chromosome 1, whole genome shotgun sequence genomic window:
- a CDS encoding hypothetical protein (BUSCO:46899at5125) has protein sequence MLAPLDLGFGSPSEQGMAAIAYSSYSPLALRDMPQPKPNDAPSDIDPSIFTFEDAFEDLLALSQGQPLPDIKSRYEQRKLLRSMFPTGEPAYFWLRRLRSQGLLEESTPARLMKSVAEKNWDRFHQELDRSAQAVWRTALGEDEGEDSFSAHEQQHDENKRDVALSSQQRNRERIGLNQDIPTHHDVELLRNELHEGRSRRREPENFDDLFSAIQSSFATGQSAWDSFVKLLNEDPAPPLNQEQKQLQKPAGDEKQVVTKDEYVDRFGYLHTKTLVKTLDENGNEIGSHSHYTVRPASKDNENGQIEEQSKDNQESGLKASGSLETKKSWFWK, from the coding sequence ATGTTGGCACCTTTGGATCTTGGCTTCGGTTCGCCATCTGAACAAGGCATGGCCGCTATCGCCTACTCCTCTTATTCACCACTGGCCCTTCGCGATATGCCCCAGCCTAAACCAAATGATGCACCATCCGACATAGACCCCTCTATTTTCACCTTTGAAGATGCATTTGAAGATCTCCTCGCTCTGTCCCAAGGACAACCGCTCCCAGACATCAAGTCTCGATATGAGCAACGAAAGCTTCTGCGTTCCATGTTCCCAACTGGTGAGCCGGCCTACTTCTGGCTGCGGAGATTAAGATCGCAGGGTCTTTTGGAAGAATCGACGCCCGCCCGGTTGATGAAGTCTGTTGCCGAGAAGAATTGGGACCGATTCCACCAAGAGCTCGATCGTAGCGCTCAAGCAGTATGGCGAACTGCATTAGGCGAGGACGAGGGTGAAGACTCATTTAGCGCCCACGAACAACAGCATGACGAGAATAAGCGAGACGTTGCATTAAGTAGCCAGCAGCGAAACAGAGAAAGGATTGGCCTCAACCAAGATATCCCAACTCATCACGATGTCGAGCTCCTCCGCAATGAATTGCACGAGGGCCGAAGTAGACGACGAGAGCCTGAAAATTTTGACGACCTATTCTCCGCCATCCAGTCATCCTTTGCTACGGGTCAGTCAGCGTGGGATTCTTTCGTGAAGTTACTTAATGAGGACCCCGCTCCGCCTTTGAACCAAGAGCAAAAACAGCTGCAGAAGCCTGCAGGCGATGAGAAACAGGTTGTTACCAAGGATGAATATGTGGATCGGTTTGGTTACCTACATACCAAAACACTGGTCAAGACCTTGGATGAGAATGGTAACGAAATTGGAAGTCACAGCCACTATACGGTCCGACCAGCTTCAAAGGACAATGAAAATGGTCAGATTGAAGAGCAAAGCAAGGACAATCAAGAATCCGGCCTCAAGGCGAGTGGGAGCCTAGAGACCAAGAAAAGTTGGTTCTGGAAATGA
- a CDS encoding hypothetical protein (BUSCO:4629at5125), giving the protein MPARTTARSSRTSVARSSVASRASSVPDVVDTPDNALRTKVCAIFRDAQRTTATHRKLVVNLRKIQESCAYEPTNPDQSQLDEFDEDAFNREFIRCVGKIMPIKKSESVGEKSIRFTGLFLQHASAKDNELLGDIDEDASVMPETPSTRLVAQLLEAILPLLTAKDKVVRFRSTQLISHIINSLDAIDDDLFQKLRHGLLKRIRDKEAMVRSQAVLGLGRLAGNQTEGCTNSDDSDDDDTGLLEKLLEVLQHDPNADVRRSLLVNLPILPETLSVLLERARDQDAATRRAVYSRLLPALGDFRHLSVKMREKLLRWGIRDRDENVRKAASRLFRERWIEDCAGAPPQEDGAAAEPAPPNFDGLCELLERIDVVNTGVENGVALEAMKGFWEGRPDYRETVEFDDNFWETLSAESVFMARSFNEFCRMEGDGKYLNLLEEKLPEVTKLAFFLERYLHVLVAAVKRVAEADEDDEEEDTVEQEFIVEQMLQIALTLDYSDEVGRRKMFTLLRQAISIPDLPDEVTKLAVEVLQGICSPDAAGEREFISIVLESVADVHDTIVDDPPPDDAEDSFHSARSEVSGPSTPTKSRRGGSPEISEEEAQEKAVREIVVNMKCLHIVQCMLTHVSSNLQDNTDLVAMLNNLVVPAVRSHEAPVRERGLVCLGLCALLDRSLADENLTLFMHFFSKGHTALQITALHILTDILNVHGAQLLSSTPGLLKVYVKAVKGGNKAPEVQAAATVAASKLLLGRIVSEDEACQDLLKSLVIAYFDPSSSHNQTVRQALNYFLPVFCFSRAENQDLMRSIALDAIHNLFNVRESLEDDDMDVDEDMVSMTTIGACLVDWTDPRKCYSPTDLLDTDKKVVNGDVHLDFAMDILEKLQGNTAREEKKILASLLGKLHVSPGSSKEKLREAYQEVSIAVEEGLLSDATSRNQLYKIHVSLGKIVNTLDEQQQPTYRRASRSTSILTDRQSTEGDTSIVDEPSIKEEDEDSDGTVVPKEDRESLVDSLLSEGDDVEMTDV; this is encoded by the exons atGCCAGCAAGAACTACCGCCCGTTCATCAAGAACTTCGGTCGCGAGGTCCTCTGTGGCTTCTCGCGCCTCATCAGTCCCTGATGTAGTAGACACCCCCGATAATGCGTTACGAACCAAAGTCTGTGCCATCTTCCGTGATGCACAAAGAACTACAGCGACGCACCGAAAGCTCGTCGTGAACCTGCGAAAGATCCAAGAGTCATGCGCTTACGAACCTACAAACCCTGACCAATCTCAGCTTGATGAATTTGACGAAGATGCATTTAACCGCGAATTTATACGCTGTGTTGGCAAAATCATGCCCATCAAGAAATCGGAAAGTGTTGGAGAGAAGTCGATTCGGTTTACCGGATTGTTCTTGCAGCATGCGAGTGCCAAGGATAACGAGCTACTGGGAGATATCGACGAAGATGCGAGCGTCATGCCCGAGACTCCCAGCACACGTCTGGTCGCCCAACTTCTCGAGGCAATTCTCCCTCTCCTGACCGCCAAAGACAAGGTCGTCCGGTTCCGATCAACTCAGCTCATCTCACACATCATCAACTCACTTGATGCGATAGATGACGATCTCTTTCAGAAACTTCGTCATGGACTACTTAAGAGGATCCGCGACAAGGAGGCCATGGTTCGCTCTCAAGCGGTGTTGGGTCTTGGCCGCCTTGCAGGAAACCAGACCGAGGGCTGCACCAACTCGGATGAtagtgacgacgacgataccGGGCTGCTCGAAAAGCTTCTAGAAGTTCTCCAACACGACCCGAATGCTGATGTGCGAAGATCACTTCTCGTCAACCTCCCCATCCTGCCAGAAACGTTGTCAGTTCTGCTCGAGCGTGCACGAGATCAGGATGCAGCGACCCGAAGAGCTGTTTATTCACGACTACTCCCTGCTCTGGGGGACTTCCGTCACTTGTCCGTTAAGATGCGAGAGAAGCTTTTACGGTGGGGTATCCGCGACAGAGACGAGAATGTTCGAAAAGCCGCAAGCCGTCTGTTCCGTGAGCGATGGATTGAAGATTGCGCAGGCGCACCGCCCCAAGAAGACGGAGCGGCTGCGGAGCCAGCACCTCCCAACTTTGACGGCCTTTGCGAGCTGTTGGAGCGAATTGACGTGGTCAACACTGGAGTCGAAAATGGCGTTGCTTTGGAAGCGATGAAAGGCTTCTGGGAAGGACGCCCGGATTATCGCGAAACAGTTGAGTTCGACGATAACTTTTGGGAAACTTTGTCTGCCGAGTCCGTCTTCATGGCAAGGAGCTTCAACGAATTTTGTCGAATGGAGGGCGATGGCAAATACCTGAATTTGCTGGAGGAAAAGCTGCCCGAGGTTACCAAGCTCGCTTTCTTTTTGGAACGGTATCTTCATGTTTTGGTTGCTGCTGTTAAGAGAGTAGCAGAGgcggacgaggatgatgaggaagaggataCAGTGGAGCAGGAGTTTATCGTTGAGCAGATGCTCCAAATCGCACTGACTCTCGATTACTCTGACGAGGTTGGGCGACGCAAGATGTTCACCCTGCTCCGGCAAGCCATTTCGATTCCTGATTTGCCGGACGAAGTTACAAAGCTGGCTGTCGAGGTGCTCCAGGGCATTTGTTCCCCAGATGCTGctggagagagagagttCATCAGCATTGTTCTCGAATCTGTAGCTGACGTTCACGACACAATTGTGGATGACCCTCCGCCAGATGATGCCGAAGATAGCTTCCATTCTGCTCGATCAGAGGTCAGTGGCCCAAGCACGCCTACTAAGAGCAGGCGAGGAGGTAGCCCTGAAATCagcgaagaagaagcgcaagaaaAGGCTGTGAGAGAGATTGTCGTTAACATGAAATGCTTGCATATCGTGCAGTGTATGCTTACTCATGTCTCGAGCAATCTTCAAGACAACACTGACTTGGTTGCAATGCTCAACAATCTTGTCGTACCAGCAGTTCGCAGTCATGAGGCACCCGTTCGTGAGCGAGGTCTGGTGTGTCTTGGTCTCTGTGCTCTCCTGGATCGCTCACTTGCCGATGAGAATTTGACCTTGTTTATGCACTTCTTCAGCAAAGGCCACACAGCGCTTCAGATCACGGCTCTACATATCCTAACAGACATTCTCAATGTTCATGGTGCTCAGCTCCTGTCTTCTACGCCTGGACTACTCAAGGTTTATGTAAAGGCAGTCAAGGGTGGCAACAAAGCACCTGAAGTCCAAGCAGCCGCCACCGTTGCTGCCTCAAAACTTTTGCTTGGGCGCATTGTTAGTGAAGATGAGGCATGCCAAGACTTGCTGAAGTCACTCGTAATCGCTTACTTTGACCCTTCGTCTTCGCACAACCAGACCGTTCGCCAAGCGTTGAACTATTTCTTGCCTGTCTTCTGCTTCTCTCGAGCGGAAAACCAGGACCTTATGCGATCCATTGCCCTTGACGCGATTCACAATCTCTTCAATGTCCGTGAAAGCCTGGAGGACGACGATATGGATGTCGACGAGGACATGGTCAGCATGACTACGATAGGAGCTTGCTTGGTGGACTGGACAGATCCCCGAAAGTGCTACAGTCCTACAGACCTGTTAGACACTGATAAGAAGGTGGTGAACGGTGATGTCCATCTGGACTTTGCTATGGATATCCTGGAGAAGTTGCAGGGCAACACTGCAA gagaggaaaagaagattCTCGCTTCGCTTCTTGGAAAGCTTCACGTTTCACCTGGATCGAGCAAGGAGAAGCTCCGTGAAGCTTACCAAGAGGTCAGCATTGCTGTTGAAGAAGGCCTACTGTCTGATGCTACCAGCCGCAACCAGCTGTACAAGATCCACGTCAGTCTAGGCAAGATCGTCAATACTCTTGATGAACAACAACAGCCGACCTACCGACGTGCCAGCAGAAGTACGTCGATACTCACAGACCGACAGTCAACTGAAGGGGATACCTCCATTGTAGATGAGCCAAGTATTAAggaggaagacgaagacaGCGACGGTACGGTGGTTCCCAAAGAAGATAGAGAATCGCTCGTCGACAGTCTCTTGTCGGAAGGCGATGATGTGGAGATGACAGATGTCTGA
- a CDS encoding hypothetical protein (TransMembrane:11 (o357-378i385-406o412-429i438-455o467-489i501-520o549-569i640-661o681-709i730-756o768-786i)~BUSCO:5975at5125), with protein sequence MPFTANARSPTVTMPRIKSMTTGSIPSFVDLILNFDEGDTSSTLASQDTWLAQIKAHDMGKLLMYGDDTWLKLFPNTFDREDGTTSFFVADFTEVDNNVTRNIAPELENNDWGLMVLHYLGLDHIGHKAGPKRLVRPEVAFIMKEMDSVVQTLFEAMKTKPHLDSTLLVLCGDHGMNDAGNHGASSPGETSPALVFMSPKLKSISSKLSAPAQPKDEFDFYSMVEQSDLAPTIAALLGFPVSKNNLGAFIPDFLPFWHTTSDQIQILVRNARQILNIVTAAFGSELFDSESSIDPCALEQTEINELACQWRKLNGEAYVLAARNSLDKKWLGDMSQWLRRAQDLMSSMASNYDMPKLYIGQAIAAIAAVTSAMVLVSLKTHHDGQILPFSLLALVYGAMMYASSYVEEEQHFWYWSSSTWLVIQGVLHVRRKNSMEEVAWVFVALVALRITRGWNQTGQKFAGDPDIVKSFVVTHPQLLWVIITLGYMIMSFRLLARLKSLPSLVSTSITSVLLMSAYSFKLDFTNEDAPELVVGFAKSLNDLLVGQSLLWRARTAFILLGILFGYGIYRSFTGGRNGQLQSGNNSLPTTFGLSTVTDFTTAYLFHHLYTIFGITQSRATNIPLFFLSDILFHALQATDLSVTGITITAILLQYTTFFAFGGSNAISSVDLSSAYNGISGFNFFAVGFLTLASNWAGPIFWTSAANLLLLRKYHEGQRNAFWQYITLQTLFVSATVALVMAACTSLRTHLFIWTVFSPKYLYCMAWSLGQHLLINVGFGGLLFWLGSRN encoded by the exons ATGCCTTTTACTGCCAATGCTCGCTCGCCCACTGTCACTATGCCCAGAATCAAGTCCATGACAACTGGCTCCATCCCCTCTTTTGTTGATCTGATCCTGAATTTCGATGAAGGGGATACTTCATCAACCCTGGCTTCTCAGGACACTTGGTTAGCTCAGATCAAGGCTCATGATATGGGCAAGCTCCTCATGTACGGAGATGACACTTGGTTGAAGCTGTTTCCAAACACTTTTGACCGTGAAGATGGAACTACAAGTTTCTTTGTAGCG GACTTTACTGAGGTGGACAACAATGTCACCAGAAACATTGCTCCTGAGCTGGAAAATAACGACTGGGGACTCATGGTCCTCCACTACCTCGGTCTAGATCACATTGGACACAAAGCTGGACCCAAAAGGCTTGTTCGCCCTGAAGTGGCCTTTATTATGA AAGAGATGGACAGTGTTGTCCAGACTCTCTTTGAAGCTATGAAGACCAAGCCTCATCTGGACTCAACGCTGCTCGTTCTATGTGGCGACCACGGTATGAATGATGCTGGAAACCATGGTGCTTCTTCACCTGGCGAAACATCGCCTGCTCTGGTTTTCATGTCCCCGAAACTCAAGTCAATCTCTTCGAAACTCTCCGCGCCAGCTCAGCCCAAGGATGAATTTGACTTTTACTCTATGGTAGAGCAATCCGATCTGGCACCAACTATTGCTGCTTTGCTAGGCTTCCCAGTCTCCAAGAATAATCTAGGAGCTTTCATTCCAGACTTCCTCCCCTTCTGGCACACGACTAGTGATCAGATTCAGATCCTGGTCCGAAATGCTCGCCAAATCCTCAACATTGTCACCGCTGCGTTTGGAAGTGAGCTCTTTGATTCAGAGAGCAGCATTGATCCGTGTGCTCTGGAACAGACGGAAATTAACGAGTTGGCTTGCCAATGGCGGAAACTAAACGGAGAGGCTTACGTCCTCGCAGCCCGTAATAGCCTGGATAAGAAATGGCTTGGCGACATGTCTCAATGGCTTCGACGGGCACAAGATCTGATGAGTAGTATGGCTTCCAATTATGATATGCCCAAGCTTTACATCGGCCAAGCAATTGCTGCCATTGCAGCTGTCACAAGTGCAATGGTGCTTGTTAGTCTCAAGACTCACCACGATGGGCAGATTCTTCCCTTCAGCCTCTTAGCACTAGTTTATGGTGCCATGATGTACGCAAGCAGTTATGTCGAGGAGGAACAGCACTTCTGGTATTGGTCTTCGAGCACCTGGCTTGTGATACAGGGTGTGCTGCATGTTCGAAG AAAAAATAGTATGGAAGAAGTTGCTTGGGTATTCGTTGCCCTTGTAGCGTTGAGAATCACCAGAGGTTGGAACCAAACCGGTCAGAAATTCGCAGGAGATCCAGATATCGTCAAAAGTTTCGTTGTCACGCATCCGCAGCTTCTATGGGTCATTATCACTTTAGGATATATGATCATGTCATTCCGGCTGCTCGCCCGCCTGAAGAGTCTCCCTTCTCTTGTCAGCACGAGCATCACGTCGGTTCTGCTCATGTCTGCTTACAGCTTCAAACTCGACTTCACCAACGAAGATGCACCTGAACTTGTTGTTGGCTTCGCCAAAAGCTTGAACGATTTACTCGTGGGTCAGTCACTGCTTTGGAGAGCTAGAACCGCCTTCATCCTCCTCGGTATTCTGTTTGGATATGGTATCTACCGATCCTTCACTGGTGGTAGAAACGGGCAATTGCAATCAGGTAACAACTCGCTGCCCACAACCTTTGGTCTCTCGACAGTTACTGACTTCACGACAGCATACCTCTTCCACCACCTCTACACAATTTTTGGCATAACCCAATCCCGTGCTACAAACATTCCCCTCTTCTTCCTGTCTGACATTCTCTTCCATGCACTCCAAGCCACCGACCTCTCTGTGACTGGAATTACTATTACCGCTATTCTCCTCCAATACACAACTTTTTTCGCCTTTGGTGGCTCCAACGCTATCAGCTCTGTCGACCTTTCAAGCGCGTACAATGGCATCAGTGGTTTCAACTTCTTTGCTGTTGGGTTTCTCACCCTCGCAAGCAACTGGGCCGGGCCCATCTTCTGGACTTCTGCTGCTAATCTCCTTCTACTCCGCAAATATCATGAGGGTCAGCGCAATGCATTCTGGCAATACATTACTTTGCAGACCCTATTCGTTTCTGCGACAGTTGCGTTGGTTATGGCAGCTTGCACTTCGTTGAGAACGCATCTCTTCATTTGGACTGTCTTCTCACCCAAGTATCTGTACTGTATGGCCTGGAGCTTGGGTCAACATTTGCTGATCAATGTTGGCTTCGGGGGTCTACTTTTCTGGCTGGGATCACGCAACTAG
- a CDS encoding hypothetical protein (TransMembrane:9 (o30-52i154-174o180-200i209-226o238-261i273-290o310-329i341-360o372-390i)~BUSCO:23869at5125) encodes MVIDPWAQNNSSNSSHHGDSRKPGDTIQEWSSLIGIITAIVGNILIALALNVQRYAHIRLHKQRRRNRRRAKEAMKHNQNGDHGGSYGTVGGDNHGAEYHNSHGAGASVDEQNHANGSHETDPLTGSFHSEASGNSGSKQDEDETSSSYLKSPYWWLGQVLITLGEMGNFLAYGFAPASIVSPLGVVALISNCIIAPAMFNEKFRHRDFWGVVIAVGGVVTVVLSARQEETKLNPHDVWDAITTLAFEIYLAVTIFLILCLMWASPRYGKRTILIDLGLVGLFGGYTALATKGVSSMLSSTLWRAFATPVTYVLVAILLGTAIMQIRYVNRALQRFDSTQVIPIQFVMFTLCVIIGSAVLYRDFERTNAEQAAKFVGGCLLTFFGVFLITSGREQSHDDDEVLSEAGDFEDTIGLANQDGNGASNYQDVQGFSTPKSQSRRSSHLSNFNHSDAHRALLAAVTPQHENNVPSAKAMSSQMSPGQETLASGFPWNDYGGPSTPPGRGVRAYSTDSVLVAPGAASAGPFASHPTTPMREPMASDGSLLPRALASPTKPSGSGNRSRTFISPSPLSSTVTAVVKDAFLRASDDPRVRQTSMRRIRSTIRAGLFFNEDGENADAENTTQSNILSTSSAVPASVENLPSTLEEDEGPTAEGDQTRRRSRSVSDTLGDFFGVRRKKRYDSYFTGDVEDGTLGGATPSRDHVDLQRGHREV; translated from the exons ATGGTGATCGATCCCTGGGCGCAAAACAACTCGAGCAACTCTTCTCATCATGGCGATTCCAGAAAACCCGGCGATACAATACAGGAATGGTCTTCGCTTATTGGTATCATCACAGCCATTGTGGGCAATATCCTTATCGCTCTTGCGCTCAATGTCCAAAGATATGCTCACATTCGGCTGCATAAGCAACGAAGGAGAAATCGAAGGAGAGCCAAGGAAGCTATGAAGCATAATCAAAACGGAGACCACGGGGGATCATATGGTACTGTTGGCGGAGACAATCATGGAGCTGAATATCACAACAGCCATGGTGCAGGTGCAAGTGTAGACGAACAAAATCACGCCAACGGGAGTCATGAGACAGATCCTTTGACTGGATCTTTCCACTCGGAAGCGTCCGGAAATTCTGGAAGCAAGCAGGATGAAGACGAGACATCATCTTCTTATCTCAAATCTCCATACTGGTGGCTCGGCCAAGTCCTCATCACGCTCGGAGAAATGGGCAACTTTTTGGCATACGGATTTGCTCCCGCCTCGATCGTCTCTCCACTTGGTGTCGTTGCGTTGATATCAAACTGTATCATCGCACCAGCCATGTTTAACGAAAAGTTCCGCCATCGCGACTTTTGGGGCGTGGTGATTGCCGTGGGTGGTGTAGTTACTGTTGTTTTGAGCGCAAGGCAAGAGGAGACCAAACTGAACCCCCACGACGTGTGGGATGCCATCACCACCTTGGCTTTTGAGATTTACTTGGCTGTCACCatatttcttattctatGCCTCATGTGGGCAAGTCCTAGGTATGGGAAGCGCACAATTCTCATTGACCTAGGACTTGTTGGCTTATTTG GTGGTTACACTGCTCTTGCAACCAAGGGTGTGTCTTCAATGCTGTCGTCCACTTTATGGCGTGCCTTTGCGACTCCTGTCACATATGTTCTCGTCGCGATCCTCCTTGGTACGGCTATTATGCAGATTCGCTACGTCAACAGAGCTCTGCAGCGATTCGACTCGACACAGGTCATCCCGATCCAGTTCGTTATGTTTACGCTTTGTGTGATTATTGGCAGCGCCGTCCTCTATCGCGATTTTGAACGCACAAATGCTGAACAGGCGGCCAAATTTGTCGGAGGCTGTTTGCTCACTTTTTTTGGCGTCTTTCTCATTACTAGCGGGCGTGAGCAGagccatgatgatgacgaagtTCTGTCCGAGGCCGGCGATTTTGAGGACACAATTGGTCTTGCCAACCAGGATGGTAACGGTGCGTCGAACTACCAAGATGTTCAAGGGTTTTCTACTCCCAAGTCGCAATCACGGCGGTCTAGTCATCTGTCAAATTTCAATCACTCTGACGCGCACAGAGCTTTGCTAGCAGCTGTCACACCGCAGCACGAAAACAACGTTCCATCAGCCAAGGCTATGAGTTCGCAAATGTCCCCAGGTCAAGAGACTCTGGCTTCTGGTTTTCCTTGGAATGACTATGGGGGGCCTTCAACACCACCAGGACGAGGCGTTAGGGCGTACTCGACTGATTCGGTTCTTGTAGCGCCAGGTGCTGCATCTGCAGGACCATTTGCTTCGCACccaacaacaccaatgaGAGAGCCTATGGCAAGTGATGGATCGCTTCTTCCCCGCGCACTTGCTAGCCCTACAAAGCCCAGTGGCTCTGGGAATCGATCCAGAACTTTTATCTCCCCCTCTCCCCTCTCTTCAACAGTCACTGCCGTAGTCAAGGATGCTTTTCTGCGGGCGTCCGACGATCCTCGTGTACGCCAAACCTCAATGCGCCGTATACGTTCCACCATTCGTGCCGGGCTGTTTTTTAACGAAGACGGTGAGAACGCAGATGCCGAAAACACTACCCAATCAAACATTTTGTCTACGAGCTCGGCGGTTCCAGCGTCAGTGGAAAACCTCCCCAGCACTTTAGAGGAAGATGAAGGGCCCACAGCGGAGGGCGATCAGACGCGTCGAAGATCGCGAAGTGTGAGCGACACATTAGGCGACTTCTTTGGCGTCAGGCGCAAGAAGCGCTATGACAGCTATTTCACAGGCGACGTAGAAGATGGGACCTTGGGAGGAGCCACCCCCAGTCGCGATCATGTAGATCTTCAGAGAGGGCACCGAGAAGTTTAA
- a CDS encoding hypothetical protein (BUSCO:14449at5125), with protein MGATTNDRKRPHATEDIDPASFEDRDNGDVKSKKRPRTEDRRSLFVRSLPPGATSESLTDFFSQHYPVKHATVVVDQKTKESRGYGFVTLADAEDAVEAKKALDKQDWNGRRIRIDVAEPRQRNNTTGELPAHKLRKEEIQKPNKLIIRNLPWSIKKAEQLEHLFRSFGKVKFADLPQSKGKLKGFGFVTLRGRPNAERALEAINGKEIDGRTLAVDWAVDKETWDKQQEPEEEEKKQKKGNKKQQVEEDDDDQTSSEGSDDEDDEDDKSDDVEGGAEVNRDDQLDADLKNFFKNHMENLEDEDDEDEDDEDDDEKDDEIEKEVEALQPKKLMTDNSSTVFVRNLPFTTTDEQLKSFFGHFGKIRYARVVMDKVTEKPAGTGFVCFVDVDEAKSCIKGAPRTQAPVAAAKTSILQDESADPDGKYTLDGRLLSVTQAVNKQEATSLAENSLAKRNEKDKRKLFLLGEGVIDKNSPLFNLLTEPEHRMRQASAAQRRKLVQGNPSLHLSLTRLALRNIPRNMDSKDLKELARKAVVGFARDVKAGLRQPLSKEENARDGKDAKEKEHERKAKGKGIIRQAKIVFESGQGQKMQEKDGGKSRGYGFIEYTSHHWALMGLRYLNGLQLENEVGKKQRLVVEFAIENAQVIQRRRANEERSRQLNPEHNKGGKTEAQLKTLAQHTKDNKKRGRKDDRGDRGGKPGKFGKPGRDAPRKQPEQDGGRKPETDAEMKHRLIARTRVMRKKKSMSRGGK; from the coding sequence ATGGGCGCAACAACTAATGATCGAAAGCGTCCTCACGCtactgaggatatcgaccCTGCTTCCTTCGAAGATCGTGACAATGGCGACGTGAAGTCCAAGAAGAGACCTCGAACTGAGGACCGTCGATCGCTCTTCGTTCGCTCGCTTCCCCCCGGTGCCACGAGCGAAAGCCTTACCGATTTCTTCTCTCAACATTACCCAGTCAAGCACGCCACTGTCGTTGTTGACCAAAAGACCAAGGAATCGAGAGGTTACGGTTTCGTGACCCTGGCCGACGCCGAAGATGCTgtcgaggccaagaaggctcTGGATAAGCAAGATTGGAACGGTCGTCGCATCCGTATCGATGTTGCCGagccaagacaaagaaacaaCACTACTGGCGAACTGCCTGCTCACAAGCTTCGCAAGGAGGAGATTCAAAAGCCCAACAAACTGATTATTCGAAATCTGCCTTGGAGTATCAAGAAAGCGGAACAGCTGGAGCACCTCTTCCGAAGCTTCGGAAAGGTTAAGTTTGCCGATCTGCCTCAATCAAAGGGCAAGCTCAAGGGATTCGGATTTGTTACCCTCAGGGGAAGGCCGAACGCAGAGCGCGCATTGGAAGCTATCAATGGCAAAGAGATCGACGGCAGAACTCTTGCAGTTGATTGGGCTGTCGACAAGGAAACCTGGGATAAACAGCAAGAAcccgaggaggaagagaagaaacagaagaaaggaaacaagaaacaacaggttgaagaagatgacgatgatcaAACATCCTCAGAAGGGAgtgatgacgaggacgacgaagatgacaagAGTGACGATGTAGAGGGTGGCGCCGAGGTCAACCGGGACGACCAATTGGACGCCGATCTGAAGAACTTCTTCAAGAACCACATGGAGAATCTcgaagatgaggacgatgaggacgaggacgacgaggatgatgatgaaaaggATGACGAGATCGAAAAGGAGGTCGAAGCTTTACAACCTAAAAAGCTGATGACAGACAACTCATCAACTGTCTTCGTTCGCAACCTACCATTCACGACTACAGACGAACAGCTCAAGAGCTTCTTTGGCCACTTCGGCAAGATCCGTTACGCTCGAGTGGTCATGGACAAAGTTACTGAAAAACCAGCCGGCACCGGTTTCGTCTGTTTTGTTGACGTCGATGAAGCCAAGAGCTGCATCAAGGGTGCCCCCCGCACTCAAGCACCTgtcgccgccgccaaaaCATCAATCCTCCAAGACGAGAGTGCTGATCCAGATGGAAAGTACACTCTCGATGGCCGACTTCTCTCGGTTACACAGGCAGTCAACAAGCAAGAGGCCACCAGCCTTGCCGAAAACTCTCTTGCCAAGCGCAACGAAAAGGACAAGCGTAAGCTTTTCCTGCTAGGCGAGGGTGTTATCGACAAGAACTCGCCTCTGTTTAACCTCCTCACAGAGCCGGAGCATCGTATGCGACAGGCCAGTGCTGCTCAACGTAGGAAGCTTGTACAGGGCAACCCCAGTCTTCACCTGAGCTTGACTCGACTGGCCCTGCGTAACATTCCCCGCAACATGGATTCGAAGGATCTCAAGGAGCTTGCGCGAAAGGCTGTTGTTGGGTTCGCCAGAGATGTTAAGGCTGGACTTCGACAACCCCTTTCAAAGGAAGAGAACGCCCGAGACGGAAAGGATGCCAAGGAGAAAGAACACGAACGCAAGGCCAAGGGCAAGGGTATCATTCGCCAGGCGAAGATTGTGTTTGAGAGTGGACAGGGACAGAAGATGCAGGAGAAGGATGGTGGTAAGAGTCGTGGCTATGGTTTCATCGAATACACTTCGCACCATTGGGCGTTGATGGGACTTCGATATCTCAACGGTCTTCAGCTCGAGAACGAAGTGGGCAAGAAGCAGAGGCTAGTCGTCGAGTTCGCCATTGAGAACGCCCAGGTTATTCAGCGACGACGTGCCAACGAGGAGAGGTCTCGACAACTGAACCCAGAGCACAACAAGGGTGGCAAGACTGAGGCCCAGCTGAAGACTCTTGCTCAGCATACAAAGGATAACAAGAAGCGTGGACGCAAAGATGATAGGGGTGATAGGGGTGGAAAGCCTGGCAAGTTTGGAAAGCCTGGAAGGGATGCGCCCAGGAAGCAACCAGAGCAAGATGGCGGCCGAAAACCCGAGACAGACGCCGAGATGAAGCACAGGTTGATTGCTCGAACAAGAGTTATgcgcaagaagaagtctATGAGTCGGGGTGGGAAATAA